A window of the Henckelia pumila isolate YLH828 chromosome 3, ASM3356847v2, whole genome shotgun sequence genome harbors these coding sequences:
- the LOC140892925 gene encoding serine/threonine-protein kinase ATR isoform X9 has product MTIILNEDLEGVSVFRSAVYDSSLGGCLHALHSGSPDEIVRSTAADIVRIYSESLLKTGSLELKVIVDSVILWLYAALCSAYVRIAKMCPPQIWKPECLIYVLCSSEPMFQLIDCFKVAVSRLSPHLVGRIITDDRDISLLAFRDTANEISTVGGKRHTQGTDTSVTKRQKREDKFTDSGNKREEARNLCGFSGIREKEYADFLFNSLNLLVEFLKPPGENSNSMRTETALTAISILCVVFSEHPHTDLSICIFRQMCKWIFWMFEQLQQAKPGHPFTMDISIFLEAVDSLLLMQGSLSEENKNELFESTGDIGTLLRPVLKLSWNHSSSTIDYCPPWKAKCLSIRILSKIGSIAHSGVDLDVLDLGLRDEAEEVRIKAIIYMPLILRCCDVNFLMHMFNKLEILEKEKNDQVKKIIPLFLGHLACLYGCYEEASLGDSRYKLYLMNDLEKQESKLDNHFQGFWCSKCDGTIAFNHRSCSKVPWPNVQNTKFLLNCDYTHLQSLFFDLLYDESSEEVQVACVRMIQRILLHGPVDILLKTKTKWLQCLDFLLLHRNKIVRETFCSQIGFFLEDSVLNCLFISGGSANISREQVFMDKIKHAFAAAEDPLVLETLIETGATIMQAVDIHSQLFLFTLVLLIDQLGNPYVTVRLTASKLINRSCYVHHSGGLEQLISKVVHVRNELYYFLSMKLAYQSKLVEEFSAAVLGVETEEFVKRMIPIVLPRLVVLQHNNDQAVSTLCELAKYSNTDMVQLIVNWLPKVLAFALHQADGKELKSALQFYHEYTGSDNKEIFAAALPALLDELICFTDVDELEEISERLARVPRMIKDVAEILTGSEDLSGFLRNHYVGLLNSIDRKMLHAEDISLQKQAIRRIEMLIKLMGSHLSTYVPKIMVLLMHAINKDWLQGEGLSVLHFFIKQLALLSPSSIKHVISQVFAALVPFLERETENSFSHLHKIVEILEELVLQNKVILKQNIHEFPPVPDIPVLIKVNKMIQEACGLKTLKDQLRDVVDGLNHDNLNVRYMVASKLRKLLDLNREEFITLLTKEGDLMMDLVSSLITSLLKGCAEESRTSVGQRLKLICADCLGALGAVDPAKVKGFAITRFKIACADDDLIFELIHKHLARAFRAAPDTIVQDSAALAIQELLKLAGCQASLDDNISEQRKDKQPRKVGKSSTKDTNDCTEMVGRGQRLWDRFSDYVKEIIAPCLTSRFQLPNVSDSAASGPIYRPSMSFRRWIYFWIKKLTVHATGSRFTIFNACRGIVRHDMQIAMYLLPYLVLNAVCDGTEEARRGVTEEILSVLDAAASDNGTISVHGSNSGQSEVCIQAVFTLLDNLGQWVDDVEQELALSQPVQLSISKELAVKSKDRNTSLPKESQQAFVQCKHVSELLDAIPKVYLAKASVRCQAYARSLLYFESYVREKSGAFNPASERSGVFDDEDISYLMEIYSGLDEPDGLSGLASLRKSKSLQDHLLINKKAGNWAEALTSCEQALQMEPTSVQRHSDVLNCLLNMCHLQAMVTHVDGLLSRVPLYKKTWCTQGVQAAWRLGRWDLMDEYLSGADEEGLLCSSSESNALFDLDVAKILNAMMKKDQFSVAEKIALSKQALIAPLAAAGMDSYARAYPFVVKLHLLRELEDFNSLLNGQSFLSRRFHLGEPEFSRVLENWESRLKLTQPSLWTREPLLAFRRLVFCASGLDSQVGNCWIQYAKLCRSAGHYEVANRAILEAKAAGASNFNIEKAKLLWINKRADGAIAELQQSLLNMPVEVVGSAAISSITSLSVVPLNPPPLLVDTQSMNKNEDVAKTLLLYSRWIHYTGQKQKEDVISLYSRVKELQPKWEKGYFYMAKYCDEVLVDARKRQEDHSEQSPRVRQSISAVVSSTNVSTERRWWTYLPDVLLFYAKGLHRGHKNLFQALPRLLTLWFDFGSFYHRNNLSSNKDLANVHGKVMSIMRGCLKDLPTYQWLTVLPQLVSRICHQNEETVRLVKHIITSVLRRYPQQALWTIAAVTKSTVSSRREAAAEIIQAARRGPNQGGSNSMFVQFATLVDHLIKLCFHPGQAKARTINILTEFSALKRLMPVDIIMPTQESLTVNLPPCDTNLTDSGTSDIFSHSDLPTISGIADEAEILSSLQRPKKIILMGSDGIERPFLCKPKDDLRKDARMMEFNAMINRLLCKCPESRRRKLYIRTFAVIPLTEDCGMVEWVPYTRGLRHILQDIYISCGKFDRQKTNPQIKRVYDQFQSKMREDEMLKTKVLPMFPPVFHKWFRNTFSEPAAWFRARIAYAHTAAVWSMVGHIVGLGDRHGENILFDSTTGDCVHVDFSCLFDKGLQLEKPELVPFRLTQNMIDGLGITGYEGIYLRVCEITLSTLRSHKETLMSVLETFIHDPLVEWTKTHKSSGVEVQNPHAQRAINNIEARLQGVVVGVGAAPSLPLAVEGQARRLIAEAVSLKNLGKMYIWWMPWF; this is encoded by the exons ATGACAATTATATTGAATGAAGATCTTGAAGGAGTTTCAGTTTTCAG AAGTGCAGTTTATGATTCTTCTCTGGGTGGATGTCTTCATGCATTGCACTCTGGTTCTCCTGATGAAATTGTAAGGTCAACAGCGGCTGATATAGTACGCATATATTCTGAGTCTCTGTTGAAGACTGGGAGCTTGGAGCTCAAGGTTATAGTTGACTCTGTTATTTTGTGGTTATAT GCTGCCTTATGTAGCGCATATGTGAGGATTGCAAAAATGTGCCCCCCTCAAATTTGGAAGCCAGAGTGCCTTATTTATGTACTTTGCTCATCTGAGCCCATGTTTCAATTGATAGACTGCTTCAAAGTGGCAGTTTCCAGGCTTTCTCCTCACCTTGTTGGCAGGATTATTACAGATGATCGCGATATCAGTTTGTTGGCTTTTAGAGATACTGCAAATGAGATATCAACAGTTGGGGGGAAGAGACACACTCAGGGCACAGACACTTCAGTGACAAAGCGACAAAAGAGGGAAGATAAATTTACGGATTCTGGTAACAAAAGAGAGGAAGCTCGCAATCTATGTGGGTTTTCGGGAATTAGAGAAAAAGAATATGCTGATTTTCTGTTTAATTCTTTAAATCTATTGGTTGAATTTTTAAAACCTCCTGGGGAGAACTCTAATTCAATGAGGACAGAAACTGCCCTGACTGCTATTAGCATACTTTGTGTTGTTTTTTCTGAACATCCTCACACTGACCTTTCTATTTGCATATTTCGTCAAATGTGCAAGTGGATTTTTTGGATGTTTGAGCAG CTCCAGCAGGCAAAGCCAGGACATCCATTTACCATGGATATATCCATCTTCCTGGAAGCTGTTGACAGCCTGTTGCTCATGCAAG GGTCCCTTTCTGAAGAGAATAAGAATGAACTCTTTGAAAGTACGGGTGACATTGGAACTCTATTGCGCCCCGTGCTAAAGCTTTCATGGAATCATTCTTCTTCAACAATCGATTATTGCCCGCCTTGGAAGGCAAAGTGTCTGTCAATTCGAATTTTGTCTAAGATCGGGTCTATAGCTCACAGTGGAGTGGatcttgatgttttggacttgggGCTTCGTGATGAAGCAGAAGAAGTTAGAATTAAAGCTATTATTTATATGCCATTGATACTTCGATGCTGTGATGTTAATTTTCTGATGCATATGTTCAACAAACTGGA GATCCTggagaaagaaaaaaatgacCAAGTCAAGAAAATCATTCCCCTTTTTCTGGGTCATCTGGCATGCCTCTATGGATGTTATGAGGAAGCATCACTTGGTGATAGTAGATACAAACTATACTTGATGAATGATCTGGAGAAACAGGAATCTAAATTGGATAATCACTTTCAAGGATTTTGGTGTTCAAAGTGTGATGGTACTATAGCATTCAATCACCGATCCTGCTCGAAAGTTCCGTGGCCTAATGTGCAGAACACTAAATTTCTTTTGAATTGTGATTACACGCATTTGCAGTCTCTCTTTTTTGACCTCCTTTATGATGAATCATCGGAAGAAGTTCAAGTTGCTTGTGTGAGAATGATTCAGAGAATCCTTTTGCATGGACCTGTAGATATTTTacttaaaacaaaaacaaaatggcTTCAGTGTCTTGATTTTTTACTACTACACAGGAATAAAATTGTGAGGGAGACATTTTGTTCACAGATTGGTTTCTTCCTCGAGGATTCtgttttaaattgtttatttatcaGTGGGGGTTCTGCAAATATATCTAGGGAACAGGTGTTTATGGACAAGATAAAACATGCTTTTGCAGCTGCTGAAGATCCTCTGGTTTTGGAAACTCTAATAGAAACCGGAGCAACAATTATGCAAGCTGTTGATATTCATAGTCAACTGTTTCTCTTCACCCTTGTTCTGTTAATAGATCAGCTTGGCAATCCATACGTGACAGTGAGGCTAACTGCATCAAAGTTGATAAACAGATCTTGCTATGTCCACCATAGCGGGGGACTTGAACAACTCATTTCTAAAGTTGTGCATGTTCGAAATgaattgtattattttttatccaTGAAGCTTGCCTATCAATCAAAATTGGTAGAAGAGTTCTCTGCAGCTGTTCTTGGTGTGGAAACTGAAGAATTTGTCAAGAGAATGATTCCCATTGTTCTTCCAAGGCTTGTTGTTCTCCAACACAATAACGACCAAGCAGTATCCACTTTATGTGAGTTGGCCAAATACTCGAACACAGATATGGTACAACTGATTGTTAATTGGCTGCCTAAAGTGCTTGCATTTGCTCTTCACCAAGCTGATGGGAAAGAACTAAAATCTGCTCTGCAGTTCTACCATGAATACACTGGGTCTGATAACAAAGAAATCTTTGCAGCTGCTTTACCTGCACTTTTAGATGAACTTATATGCTTTACAGACGTAGATGAACTAGAAGAAATAAGTGAAAG ATTAGCCAGGGTTCCTCGAATGATAAAAGATGTGGCAGAAATTCTTACTGGAAGTGAAGATTTGTCAGGATTTTTGAGGAACCATTATGTTGGTCTGTTGAACAGCATTGACAGAAAAATGCTTCACGCAGAGGATATATCCTTGCAAAAACAAGCCATCAGGCGGATAGAGATGCtgattaaattaatgggctctCATCTTAGCACCTATGTACCAAAAATTATGGTCCTTCTCATGCATGCTATCAATAAGGATTGGCTCCAGGGTGAAGGTCTCTCGGTTTTGCATTTCTTCATAAAGCAATTGGCATTATTGTCACCGTCTAGCATTAAACATGTGATTTCCCAAGTTTTTGCTGCTCTAGTCCCTTTTCTGGAGAGAGAGACTGAAAATTCATTTTCCCACTTGCATAAAATTGTGGAGATATTGGAAGAGCTTGTGCTTCAGAATAAGGTCATCTTAAAGCAAAATATCCACGAGTTCCCTCCCGTACCCGACATTCCTGTTCTGATTAAAGTAAACAAAATGATTCAAGAAGCATGTGGATTGAAGACTCTGAAAGATCAGTTACGTGATGTTGTGGATGGATTAAATCATGATAACTTAAATGTGAGATACATGGTAGCATCTAAGCTAAGGAAATTGCTGGACCTGAATAGGGAAGAGTTTATAACTTTGCTCACTAAGGAGGGGGATCTAATGATGGATCTCGTGAGCTCTTTGATAACTTCATTACTTAAAGGTTGTGCAGAGGAATCAAGAACTTCAGTTGGACAACGTCTGAAGTTGATATGCGCTGATTGCCTTGGAGCACTTGGTGCTGTTGATCCTGCCAAAGTCAAGGGATTTGCCATCACTCGGTTTAAGATTGCATGTGCTGATGATGATTTAATATTTGAGTTGATCCACAAACATCTGGCCAGGGCTTTCAGAGCTGCACCTGACACCATCGTTCAAGATTCGGCTGCATTGGCTATTCAGGAGCTGCTAAAGCTCGCTGGTTGCCAGGCATCACTTGATGATAACATTTCAGAACAAAGAAAAGACAAACAACCCCGAAAGGTGGGAAAATCTTCTACCAAGGACACAAATGATTGCACTGAAATGGTTGGTAGGGGGCAGAGATTGTGGGACCGTTTTTCTGATTATGTCAAAGAGATTATAGCCCCTTGCTTAACCTCAAGATTCCAGCTGCCTAATGTGTCAGATTCCGCTGCTTCTGGTCCAATATACCGACCTTCAATGTCGTTCAGAAGATGgatatatttttggattaaaaaattAACTGTCCATGCCACTGGCTCCCGGTTTACAATTTTTAATGCTTGCCGAGGTATTGTGCGTCATGATATGCAAATTGCAATGTATCTTTTACCTTATTTAGTCTTGAATGCTGTATGTGATGGTACTGAGGAGGCACGCCGTGGAGTAACTGAGGAAATTCTATCAGTTCTTGATGCAGCAGCCTCTGATAATGGAACTATTTCTGTGCATGGTAGTAATTCTGGACAAAGTGAAGTGTGCATTCAAGCTGTGTTTACCCTTCTTGATAATCTAGGCCAATGGGTGGATGACGTTGAGCAAGAACTTGCCCTATCTCAGCCTGTTCAGTTATCTATCTCTAAGGAGCTAGCTGTCAAATCCAAGGATAGAAACACATCACTTCCAAAGGAATCACAACAAGCATTTGTGCAATGTAAGCATGTATCCGAACTCCTGGATGCAATTCCCAAGGTATATCTTGCTAAGGCCTCTGTCAGGTGTCAGGCTTATGCCAGATCTTTATTATACTTTGAGTCTTATGTGCGGGAGAAGTCAGGAGCTTTCAATCCTGCTTCTGAAAGGAGTGGTGTCTTTGACGATGAAGACATCTCTTATCTAATGGAAATATACAGTGGATTAGATGAGCCAGATGGGTTGTCTGGTCTGGCATCTTTGCGCAAGTCAAAGAGCTTGCAAGACCATCTCCTGATTAATAAAAAGGCAGGAAACTGGGCTGAAGCTCTGACTTCTTGTGAGCAAGCTTTGCAGATGGAGCCCACTTCTGTTCAGAGGCATTCTGATGTCCTTAACTGTTTGTTGAACATGTGTCATTTACAGGCCATGGTAACTCATGTTGATGGATTACTTTCGAGGGTTCCTCTATACAAGAAAACATGGTGTACACAAGGTGTTCAGGCTGCATGGAGGCTTGGGAGGTGGGACTTGATGGATGAATACCTAAGTGGAGCTGATGAAGAAGGATTACTTTGTAGCAGCTCTGAGAGTAATGCTCTTTTTGACTTGGATGTTGCAAAAATTCTTAATGCAATGATGAAAAAGGATCAATTTTCTGTTGCTGAGAAAATTGCATTATCGAAACAAGCTCTTATTGCTCCTCTTGCTGCTGCTGGGATGGATTCTTATGCACGAGCTTACCCATTCGTCGTCAAGCTTCACTTGCTTCGGGAGCTGGAGGACTTTAATTCGCTTCTAAATGGTCAGTCTTTTTTGAGTAGAAGATTCCATCTTGGTGAACCAGAGTTCTCTAGAGTTTTGGAAAACTGGGAGAGTCGATTGAAACTTACGCAGCCATCTCTTTGGACTAGAGAACCGCTTTTGGCATTTCGAAGGCTTGTTTTTTGTGCCAGCGGTCTTGATTCTCAAGTTGGTAACTGCTGGATACAGTATGCAAAGCTGTGTCGATCAGCTGGCCATTATGAAGTTGCAAATAGAGCAATTTTAGAAGCCAAGGCAGCAGGTGCTTCCAATTTTAACATTGAGAAAGCGAAGCTCCTGTGGATCAATAAGAGGGCTGATGGTGCCATAGCGGAGTTGCAACAATCACTTCTCAACATGCCTGTGGAAGTTGTTGGCTCTGCTGCTATTTCGTCAATCACTAGCCTCTCTGTTGTTCCTCTTAACCCTCCGCCTTTACTGGTAGATACTCAATCGATGAATAAAAATGAAGATGTGGCAAAGACCCTCCTCTTATACTCGAGGTGGATTCACTACACTGGGCAAAAGCAGAAGGAAGATGTAATAAGTCTGTATTCTAGGGTGAAGGAACTCCAGCCCAAGTGGGAGAAAGGATACTTTTATATGGCAAAATATTGCGATGAAGTGCTTGTTGATGCTAGAAAGCGCCAGGAGGACCATTCTGAACAGTCTCCAAGAGTGAGACAATCCATTTCAGCTGTTGTCTCATCGACTAATGTGAGTACTGAGAGAAGGTGGTGGACTTACCTTCCTGATGTTCTTTTGTTTTATGCGAAGGGACTACATAGGGGGCACAAGAATCTCTTTCAAGCCCTACCAAGGTTGTTAACATTGTGGTTTGACTTTGGAAGTTTTTATCACAGAAATAATTTGTCATCCAATAAAGATTTGGCGAATGTTCACGGGAAG GTTATGAGCATCATGAGAGGGTGTTTAAAGGACTTGCCCACCTACCAGTGGTTAACTGTCTTGCCTCAGTTAGTTTCAAGAATTTGCCACCAGAATGAAGAAACTGTCCGCTTAGTGAAACACATTATTACTTCTGTGCTCCGTCGATATCCACAGCAAGCTCTATGGACCATTGCAGCTGTTACAAAATCCACAGTTTCTTCAAGGAGGGAGGCTGCTGCTGAGATTATACAAGCTGCAAGAAGAGGACCCAATCAGGGAGGTTCGAACTCTATGTTTGTGCAGTTTGCCACCCTAGTTGATCATCTCATAAAGCTGTGTTTTCATCCAGGCCAAGCAAAGGCAAGGACGATTAACATTTTGACTGAATTTAGCGCCCTTAAGAGGCTGATGCCTGTGGATATCATAATGCCTACCCAGGAATCTCTTACTGTTAATTTACCTCCATGTGATACGAATCTAACTGATTCTGGTACATCTGATATCTTTTCACATTCGGATCTTCCGACAATATCAGGAATAGCTGATGAGGCCGAGATTCTTTCCTCGCTTCAGCGTCCAAAGAAA ATAATTCTCATGGGCAGTGATGGAATTGAACGTCCATTTCTATGCAAACCAAAAGATGACCTAAGAAAAGATGCACGCATGATGGAGTTCAATGCAATGATAAATCGTCTGCTATGCAAGTGTCCTGAAAGTCGTCGGAGGAAGCTTTATATTCGTACTTTTGCAGTGATTCCATTGACAGAAGATTGTGGTATGGTTGAGTGGGTCCCTTACACTCGTGGACTCCGACATATTCTCCAGGACATTTACATAAGCTGTGGAAAGTTTGACAGACAGAAAACAAATCCTCAAATTAAGCGTGTTTATGATCAATTCCAAAGTAAAATGCGAGAAGACGAAATGCTGAAGACCAAAGTTTTGCCAATGTTCCCTCCAGTCTTCCATAAATGGTTCCGAAACACATTTTCAGAACCAGCTGCATGGTTTAGGGCTCGGATAGCGTATGCACATACTGCAGCAGTTTGGTCCATGGTTGGTCATATCGTTGGCCTTGGGGATAGGCATGGTGAAAACATTCTCTTTGACTCTACCACGGGCGATTGTGTGCATGTGGACTTTAGTTGCTTGTTTGACAAAGGCCTTCAGTTGGAGAAACCAGAGTTGGTGCCTTTCAGGCTGACACAG AACATGATTGATGGGCTAGGGATAACTGGATATGAGGGCATTTACCTCCGGGTTTGCGAGATCACCCTCTCAACGCTACGCAGTCACAAGGAGACACTCATGAGCGTCTTGGAAACTTTCATCCACGATCCCCTCGTGGAATGGACAAAAACCCACAAGTCCAGTGGGGTAGAAGTACAAAACCCCCATGCGCAG CGAGCCATCAATAATATCGAAGCACGTCTGCAAGGAGTTGTGGTTGGTGTTGGTGCAGCGCCCTCTTTGCCTCTTGCCGTTGAAGGACAAGCTCGCCGTCTGATCGCAGAGGCAGTTTCACTTAAAAACCTGGGAAAGATGTACATATGGTGGATGCCTTGGTTTTAG